The segment ACGCCACCAAGATCACGATCCGGAACTTGCACTTTTATTACGGGAAGGAGGCCGCCCTTCACGATATCAATCTCGCCGTCGCCACGAATATGGTGACGGCATTCATCGGGCCGTCCGGTTGCGGCAAGTCGACCTTGTTGCGCACCTTCAACCGCATGTATGAGCTCTATCCTGACCAGAGGGCCACAGGCGAGATCTGGCTCGATGACCGCAATGTATTGCTGCCCGGCGAGGACCTCTACCGCCTGCGTTCACGCATCGGGATGGTGTTTCAGAAACCGACGCCTTTTCCCATGTCCATCTATGAGAATGTGGCGTTCGGTATCCGGCTCTATGAGCGCCTCTCGAAGGCCGAGCTGGATGACCGCGTCGAGGAGGCCTTGCGTCAAGTAGCCCTGTGGGACGAGGTGAG is part of the Acidiferrobacter thiooxydans genome and harbors:
- the pstB gene encoding phosphate ABC transporter ATP-binding protein PstB; translation: MEPAQNATKITIRNLHFYYGKEAALHDINLAVATNMVTAFIGPSGCGKSTLLRTFNRMYELYPDQRATGEIWLDDRNVLLPGEDLYRLRSRIGMVFQKPTPFPMSIYENVAFGIRLYERLSKAELDDRVEEALRQVALWDEVSAKLAQSGMSLSGGQQQRLCMARAVALKPEVLLLDEPASALDPISTLKIEELIYELKQNYTIVIVTHNMQQAARVSDYTAFMYLGRIVEFNDTNAIFTNPTSKQTEDYITGRYG